A window from Dromaius novaehollandiae isolate bDroNov1 chromosome 1, bDroNov1.hap1, whole genome shotgun sequence encodes these proteins:
- the TENT5C gene encoding terminal nucleotidyltransferase 5C, translating into MAGKGSNTDCMSCSVLNWEQVSRLHEVLTEVVPIHGRGNFPTLKITLKDIVQTVRSRLGEAGIVVHDVRLNGSAAGHVLVKDNGLGCKDLDLIFQVSLPSEAEFQLVRDVVLRSLLNFLPEGVSKLKISPVTLKEAYIQKLVKVCTESDRWSLISLSNKHGRNVELKFVDCIRRQFEFSVDSFQIILDSLLFYYDYSENPMSEHFHPTVIGESMYGDFEAAFDHLQNKLIATKNPEEIRGGGLLKYSNLLVRDFRPMDKDEIKTLERYMCSRFFIDFPDILDQQRKLETYLQNHFSREERSKYDYLMILRRVVNESTVCLMGHERRQTLNLISLLALKVLAEQNIIPNATNVTCYYQPAPYVSDVNFSNYYLANAPVPYSQSYPTWLPCN; encoded by the coding sequence ATGGCAGGCAAAGGAAGTAATACAGACTGCATGTCATGCAGTGTACTGAACTGGGAGCAGGTCAGCCGTTTACATGAGGTTCTTACAGAGGTGGTTCCAATCCATGGACGAGGTAACTTCCCAACACTGAAGATAACTCTGAAGGATATTGTTCAGACTGTTCGGAGTAGGCTGGGTGAGGCAGGCATTGTGGTACATGATGTCCGTCTGAATGGCTCTGCAGCTGGTCATGTCCTGGTCAAGGATAATGGGCTGGGATGCAAGGACCTGGATCTCATTTTTCAAGTTTCTCTTCCAAGTGAGGCAGAGTTTCAGTTAGTTCGAGATGTGGTGTTGCGATCTCTCTTGAATTTCTTACCGGAAGGAGTAAGCAAGCTAAAAATCAGTCCAGTAACACTGAAGGAAGCATACATCCAGAAGCTAGTGAAAGTGTGTACGGAGTCTGACCGCTGGAGCTTGATATCGCTTTCCAACAAACATGGCAGAAACGTGGAGCTGAAGTTTGTAGACTGTATAAGACGACAGTTCGAGTTCAGTGTGGACTCCTTCCAAATCATACTGGACTCCCTGCTCTTCTACTATGACTACTCGGAAAACCCCATGTCAGAGCACTTCCATCCAACTGTGATTGGAGAAAGTATGTATGGAGACTTTGAAGCAGCTTTTGATCACCTCCAGAACAAACTGATAGCTACCAAAAATCCTGAAGAGATCCGAGGTGGTGGGCTTCTAAAGTATAGTAACCTCTTGGTGCGAGACTTCAGGCCCATGGATAAAGACGAGATCAAAACATTAGAGCGCTACATGTGTTCCCGATTCTTCATTGACTTCCCAGATATCCTGGATCAGCAGCGCAAACTAGAGACCTACCTCCAGAACCACTTCTCCAGAGAAGAGAGGAGCAAATATGACTACCTCATGATTCTGCGCAGGGTGGTAAATGAGAGCACAGTGTGTCTCATGGGACATGAGCGAAGGCAGACTCTCAACTTGATTTCTCTGCTAGCACTCAAAGTACTGGCAGAACAAAACATCATTCCTAATGCCACTAATGTTACCTGTTATTACCAGCCAGCACCTTACGTTAGTGATGTAAACTTCAGCAACTACTATCTTGCAAATGCTCCTGTTCCATATAGTCAGTCCTACCCCACTTGGCTGCCTTGCAATTGA